One window from the genome of Phycisphaerales bacterium encodes:
- a CDS encoding type II secretion system protein, which produces MRHARGFTLIEVGAVTAVLSVGAAVVMPQFQEARATARQLKDSTQLRGITQACAIWAQNTDERYPVPSRIDRKGVTLPRPADLPADARDLRLDTTGNTLSLLIWNGFIPWNLTVSPAEVGNVEVIKNYQTATPTTAVDPNACLWDPAFRGTPLDHWGGKVPGEVGDASHNSYAQVAYFGARESMWGNTFKATEACWANRGAAYVLRDDQWHPLAGSTFGDGSKTMKIHGPPDSWAGNIAFNDQHVSFVERPDPEMLVWAFAGLEGDGERHLPDNVFHSERDQNRWLIDEQIELVTEHDGRGSVFATGKNGGTGALDQRNAYLRPISTVVPGEGDALKAHVWID; this is translated from the coding sequence ATGCGACACGCACGGGGATTCACGCTCATCGAGGTCGGCGCCGTCACGGCGGTGCTGTCGGTCGGGGCGGCGGTGGTCATGCCGCAGTTCCAGGAAGCACGTGCCACGGCCCGTCAGTTGAAGGACTCCACCCAGTTGCGCGGCATCACCCAGGCGTGCGCGATCTGGGCCCAGAATACCGACGAGCGATACCCCGTGCCAAGCCGCATCGATCGCAAGGGCGTCACGCTACCGCGGCCCGCCGACCTGCCGGCGGATGCTCGCGACCTCCGCCTGGACACGACCGGCAACACGCTGTCGCTCCTGATCTGGAACGGCTTCATTCCCTGGAACCTCACCGTAAGTCCGGCGGAGGTCGGCAACGTCGAGGTCATCAAGAACTATCAGACCGCCACGCCGACGACGGCGGTGGACCCGAACGCATGCCTCTGGGATCCGGCGTTCCGCGGCACGCCCCTGGACCACTGGGGCGGCAAGGTGCCCGGCGAGGTTGGCGACGCGAGCCACAACTCGTACGCCCAGGTCGCATACTTCGGCGCGCGAGAGTCGATGTGGGGTAATACGTTTAAGGCCACCGAGGCCTGCTGGGCCAACCGCGGGGCGGCGTACGTGCTGCGTGACGACCAGTGGCATCCGCTTGCGGGCAGCACGTTCGGCGATGGCTCGAAGACGATGAAGATCCATGGCCCGCCGGATTCGTGGGCGGGCAACATCGCCTTCAACGACCAGCACGTCAGTTTCGTCGAGCGGCCCGACCCCGAGATGCTGGTCTGGGCGTTCGCCGGGCTCGAAGGCGACGGAGAGCGCCACTTGCCCGACAACGTGTTCCACTCCGAGCGCGACCAGAACCGTTGGCTCATCGACGAGCAGATCGAACTCGTCACCGAGCACGACGGGCGCGGCTCGGTGTTCGCGACCGGCAAGAACGGTGGGACGGGCGCGCTCGACCAGCGCAACGCCTACCTCAGGCCCATCTCGACCGTCGTTCCGGGCGAGGGCGACGCGCTGAAGGCACACGTCTGGATCGATTGA